Proteins encoded in a region of the Hypomesus transpacificus isolate Combined female chromosome 17, fHypTra1, whole genome shotgun sequence genome:
- the LOC124478955 gene encoding piggyBac transposable element-derived protein 4-like yields MLTTVHSSVMSATARIDHATGERKLKPACVLDYNKKMGAVDKADMVNSFVECARKTTKWYKKVFFHLVDTAVLNGHIVHRQQSGRVIPYQEYRLNLMKQLLEVHHTPRRPSTGGRPTSDNPLRLTARHFPSEVPQTATQGSRTRRKCKVCTSTSRRRKERKVTKFMCVACNVALCAAPCFEEYHTLKHY; encoded by the exons ATGCTCACCACTGTTCATTCATCAGTGATGTCAGCCACGGCAAGGATTGATCATGCCACCGGGGAGAGGAAACTCAAGCCAGCTTGTGTTCTTGACTATAACAAGAAGATGGGGGCTGTGGACAAGGCGGACATGGTGAACAGCTTTGTCGAATGTGCCAGGAAGACTACCAAGTGGTATAAGAAAGTCTTCTTTCACTTGGTAGACACTGCTGTTCTCAATGGCCACATCGTCCACCGTCAACAGTCTG GGAGAGTCATCCCTTACCAGGAATACAGACTGAACTTGATGAAACAGCTGCTCGAGGTGCATCATACACCTCGACGCCCATCCACCGGTGGCCGTCCCACATCAGACAATCCTCTGCGGTTGACTGCCAGGCACTTTCCCTCGGAGGTCCCTCAGACTGCTACCCAAGGAAGCAGGACCAGGAGGAAGTGCAAGGTGTGCACTTCTACCTCGcgtcggagaaaggagaggaaagtgaCAAAGTTCATGTGTGTGGCATGCAACGTTGCCTTGTGTGCTGCCCCATGTTTTGAGGAgtatcacacactcaaacattatTAA